One Apteryx mantelli isolate bAptMan1 chromosome 2, bAptMan1.hap1, whole genome shotgun sequence genomic window, tAGGTTAACAATCTTGTTGCAGTTTCCTATGGATTGACCTACCTAGAGATGCCTTTGGAAATAACTGATGGATCCACTGTGGAAATCCATTGCTACCTCTCCTGAAGAGATGAAAAGTTCCATTCAGTTCAGAAAGATTTCCAGCATATTTTCTCCATTCTTACATTTCAGCCTGTCTGTCACTCCGAGATTTAAAAATGTTGATTTGATTCATCCAGAACTACAATGTGCAGTTACCTCTTCATGATAAGCTAACATTGTGTTATGAGTTACATCTTATTTTCAGTAAAGGCACTCGATCCAGAACAAGAGCTCGGAGGGCAGAACAGGTAGAGCACTGCACACTTAGCTTTCTGAAAATACTGCAGcaactgttgtgtttttttttttttttccttttggaaagatGAGAGCTATTAGATCAGCGAAGAGCTTAATCCCCTGGCTTTACACTGCTGTGGCCTCCCTATAACCTGGTCTTTGTATCACAGGAAGAGTCAGTCTTGTTCAGAACAAGAGGAGTGAAATGAAGTTGATTCCAACTTCATAATAGCATTGTAATGCAGTTATATAGCTGCAATGGTCTTCATTAGCCACCAAACACCTGAGAGTTACTGTAGTGCATACCAATGCTTTTTGAAGACTCGTCCAGCGCAAGCAGATCACTGACAGATTGCCCATATTATCAGGCTGTCCTGAAGAGGCAATATATTAGTATTTATTTCCTCTCCATACCACTCAGCTATCCATCTCGTGTCATGTTTACTGATGAGCCCACAGCGCCGTCAACAACATCAACTTAGACAGAACTTGAAGTAAGCCGATTTTTGTACATGCTGTCACTGTTCAAATCCTGGAAAGCTGTCATTTCGTGTGCACTGATGAGGGTGAGCATGTGTTTcacatcttttctgtttttttgataATTGGGAGACATACTATCTTTTCTTAGACATgtctggaagaaaacagaaaggaaggcTTAAAATTGAGAGATGCTTtgaaaggcaattttaaaaagttatagaGTTTTGATTTTCTCTTTGCTAAACATGGTTCATTATAACACCTTTTCCTTTACTGGGTGCTTCCAgtgaaaaatgaatggaaaagctGCTGTTTCTTGCTCAATTGCAGGAGCTTTACAAGATAAAAAACTTAGCCACAAAAGGAAacttatatttaatttaaattttcatatAAACAGACCTTGCATCAACCTCTTGCAAGTCTGCTCTCACCTGCCTTCAATACAGGTCAGTGTCTGAAACATTGTCATCAAGTTGTCAAAGTAAAGCCCCAGTCCTGCCACCAGTCTTATACTTAATGTTGCTGTTGAGTTCAGTGGAGATTAGGCACAGAGAGGACAAGGAGACTTGTCAGAACTTAACAGACGTGTTAAATAAAAAAGTTCCTTTGTGAGATTAGGGCAATATTAAATTTTGCTGAAAGCTAAGTTCATATCTGAGACCAGACTCTCACCCAAGAGTAAGGTACATGTAATTCTGTTAAAATGGTTATCTACAGCATATGGTTTagctttttttaattgcacaacTAAAACTGGACCTTTTTTATATGTTTGGGAAGGAGAGCTTTCTTTAGAGAGCTGTAATTCTTTCAGGACACAGAGCAGAACAGTGTGCCTGTCTATTTTGACTGATATCCTTGCTTTCATACTTTCATCCTAACAAATTCCTACAAGATTTATCTTGTCAAACTTTAGTCTGAACAGCACAAGTTACTGGCAGGATTGTCAATCTAAAAAAGAGACAGGCATAAATTTAATTGCTCCCTGAAGATACATGAAAATCTACATTTAGCTGCAGCTAATTAGATATTCTCCAATCAACAGTTATGATTCATGTGCTGATGATCAAAACAATAAGGCCAAAATAATGTAAGcagcaaaagataaaaatgacCACCCAAAACttggggttggttttgttttgtttttaataaagcctACTGGTAACTCTGTCTCATAGCAATCCCAAAGGAACAGGGAGGAAGGAGCAAAACAATTGTTTAGAAATACAGCTGGTATTGCACTGTATTGAAACCTGAGGCACGTGTTACCTCAAGGGCATGAACTACAGGTCTCCTGATTTTCCTGCATGAGCGGGTGGCTTCAGTAATATCACGTACAAAGCACAGTTCCCCTTCTGCCACCAAAGCTTCTCAGATACCTCCTCTCTCCATCTTTCCCAGAAATACCAGAACAGATTGTACAGATAAAACTCCTATAAGAAGGGACTGGTATTGATATTGCATTCCTGGGATGTTTTTATGCTGCTTCTTTTCTGTTCCCTGTACTTGCAAAGCTAACCCAAAGAAATGGGTAACAGGCCTTGCCAAACTCTTATCATTGCTTTTGCTTATAATGTTACTTTTCAGTTGCAAATTAATTCTCTTCCAAGGATCCTAACGTATCTGTTTAACAACAAACATGGAATGTCGCAAAAAAAAACATCTGAAGTGGGGTTGTCACCATTTTACAGGTAAGGAAACAGAGGCAAAAAGTAGGTGGACTTGAATTTGACCATTGTACTGTCACACAAGCAATGTCATAAATGAGGCAGGGGTCCCAGAAGCCAGTGCCTCTATCTCGGACAAATTCTGCCCAGGAACCAAACCAGAAGAACTGTTGCTGTGCTCTTAAACTGAATTTGTACTGGAGTAAATGGAAGCAGAAACGAGCAGTGGGGAGCAGGAAAATAACTGTCTGTTCTCAGTTAGATGGGGTGTAATGAAATGTTTTATCTCTTTGGGACTCCATCCTGTGTTCCTTGTGCACCTGAGTTTCATTCTGGCTTTGAAAATACTGTGTGGGAATTTAAAGGGTTTGGTCATAAATCAAGTATGAAAACCAACTTCTGACTGGCTTTGTTAAGGATGGTGGTAGCAGGgaaaataagggtttttttgttgttggtttgtttgtttatgagAAAGGGGATTACTTACACAAGTAAAAAAGATGAGCAGTAAGTAAAAAATCCCAAGGCAAGTCAGCATGAAAAGctctgctttgtatttttttaatttttcatcttctagtATTCCAGGGCAACCTAAAACACAAAGGAAGGTGTTACACTGTTCTGgtgtttgtaaaatattttaaaactgttttcttccccaaatgCCATGCAGAACATGGAAAAGCTGAGAGTCTCTGCTATACCTGATACTTTCAATGTGACTGTGACACTTAGATTGCGTTCTCCACTTTGCTCCTGCAAAGTGCACTTATATGTCCCACTATTGTGGCTGGTAGCGTTTTTGATCCTCAGTGAAAAGAGGGTGTCATTGGAGAGCTCCAGGGACCCGCCAAGTTCCTCTGGATAATGAGAGTCCACATCCAGGACTTTCCATGCTTTTACTTCACCATGTCCAGCCATCTGGAAAACACAAATATATTTCTTGTATTGAGCAAGGACATCCTCCTGAGTTTTAGGGGAAAGAGTTTTAAATCCAGCTTGAGGCTGaaaagaggagggggggagaagaaaaaatttGAAAGCTTGTAATGCTTTCATGCCCAcaacaaaatatatttgcttttttgcttaaATACATGCTATATTTAAGAATGCATACATGTACACAAAGAGTTATTCTGTGAGGCTTCTTAATCTACCTTATCTGGACATAGGGAAACAATAGGTATCCGGTAAAGATACAATATGAAGTGGCAGGAATTTGCTCTCAAAGTGTCTAAACAGAGGTGCCCAAAGAGTTCAAACAGGGGCAGACGGAGCCCAGGGCAGGAGCTGAGGGAGAAGCGGCCAGCCTCTCTCGCTGCTCCGTGGAGGCTCCAGGAGACCGGCCCTCCCCAGCGAGAGTGGCAGTGAGCAGCGAGGCTCCCCCGCAGCCTCCGTGTGCCCTGCCCGCAGTATTTCTGTGATGCTGTGGTGGGAATCAAGCCCACCCACTCCCATGCATGCACCAAAGCGCATGGGTTCTGGCCACAAAGGTTGATGTCCTTCCAGTGACCTCATAGCCCAGAGGTCCTTGCGGGCACGCAGCCCAGGAATTTGCACTTCCCTGTGCCAGTTTCTGTGAAACTGGCCCCTGAAACCACAGAGCATCTCTTGAGGAATGGGTATTTTTCTGCCTCCCTTTGACTCTTTATTGGAACCAAAGAACAAAAATTGCTCTGATTCCTCCAGATTCAATTGCATGAAGGTCACAAGCAGGTTTTGGTGCACTTTGGGAACATTTGTATGTTGAATTTCTTAATTGTAACCAGAACAGCTACATTCCTTGGCATTGCTGAGCGGCTGCTAGAGGAATGAAGTATATTCCCAGAACAGTTTGTGCTGTGGGGCGGTAGGATGCATTGCAAATGACAATTGGCTAGGCACCACAAAGAAGAGCCATATCACTAACTTGATTTGAAAGA contains:
- the CD83 gene encoding CD83 antigen, translated to MSLTASTRLFILCNVWCLIRGASVAVPDVAVRCAAEALLPCKVHLDSTVTYQTVSWYKMAGHGEVKAWKVLDVDSHYPEELGGSLELSNDTLFSLRIKNATSHNSGTYKCTLQEQSGERNLSVTVTLKVSGCPGILEDEKLKKYKAELFMLTCLGIFYLLLIFFTCTCLRKDSMSPNYQKNRKDVKHMLTLISAHEMTAFQDLNSDSMYKNRLTSSSV